The genomic interval CAGCTGGATCAGCGAGGTGTCGCGAGCGGCCGTCTTGGCCAGGATCGTGGCGACACCGTCCAGACGCTTGAGCAGCTCGGTGCGAGCGGCATCGGTCAGCTCGGTGTCGGCCTTCACCCGTGCCCGCTCCTCGCGGACGAGAAAGGCGATGACCTGGAACTTGATGCGATTGGTCGGACCCAGCTTCGCGCGCTGCGCCTTCGCCTCGATCTCGCGCACCTTGCGCGCGAGAATCGGGATCAGAGGCGCCTCTTCGTCGCGACGAGACGTCTTCTTTCGCCGCGGTGCGGCGGTTGCCGTGGTCGGCATGCTCCTCCTGAGCGTGAGTGCCGAAGCGCCGAAGCGGCCTTCGGTTCCGTTACGGTGATCCGCGTGTGGCGCCAGCCAGGACCGTGCGGATGCGGGTGCTCGATCTGCGCGTCAGCCGCGGCCGTCGATGAGCACCTGCTCTCAGTTTACGACATCGCAGGCGAATGCCGACAGATGAGACGCCATGTCGGCGCGATTCGTCTGCGCCCAGAACCGAGTCGGTCAGAGACCGAGCTGGATGCGCGCGTCCGCGACGTCGGCCGCGATCTGCGCGATGAGCGCGTCCATGCCGTCGAAGGCGACCATACCGCGCAGGTGCGCGGTGAACTCGACGGTGACGGGATGCCCGTACAGGTCGAGACCGGTCTTATCGAGCACGTGCGCTTCGACCTGGCGCCGCGGCACGTCGTCGAAGGTGGGGTTGGTGCCGACCGAGATGGCCGCCGGATGCCGGATGCCGCTCTCGTGGTCGATCAGCCATCCGGCGTAGACGCCGTCCGCCGGCACGAGCGAGTCGACGAGCTCAGAGAGGTTCGCGGTGGGGAAACCGAGTTCGCGCCCGCGCTTGAGGCCGTGGACGACCTCACCCGAGACCGTCACCGGGCGACCGAGCACGTGCGCGGCATGTGCGACATCGCCTTCCGCGAGCAGCTCGCGGATCCAGGTGGACGATACGCGACGTCCCTCACCCTGCGGGAACACGTCGTCGACGACGTCGACGATGAAACCGTACTTCGGCCCCAGTTCGCGCAGCAGATCGGGGGTGCCGCTGCCGCCGTGCCCGAAGCGGAAGTCGCGTCCGACCAGGACGGTGGCGACGTGCAGGGAATCAACCAGAATGGTGCGCACGAACTCCTCCGCCGGCACCGAGGCGAGAGCGCGATCGAAGGTCAGCACGAGCGTGGCATCCAGGTCGAGTTCGCCGAGCAGGTCGAGCTTGCGCTCCAGCGCCACGACGTTGTCGGGGCAGAGCTCCGGACGCAGCACCTCGAGCGGGTTGCGGTCGAACGTGACCGCGACCGCACGTGCGCCGAGCGCCTCGGCGTCATCGCGCACCTTGCGGATCACGGCCTGGTGGCCGACGTGCACGCCGTCGAACTTCCCGATGGCGACGACGGTGCGACCGAAGTCGGCCGGCACTTCGGCGGGATCACGGAAGACGATCACGACGACTCCTCCAGGGCGCGAGCGGGTTCGGGTCGGTGGGTGCGCAGCCACCACAGGCCGAAGATCGGCAGCACGAGCGGGATGAACAGGTAGCCCATGCCGAAGTAC from Microbacterium sp. H1-D42 carries:
- a CDS encoding bifunctional riboflavin kinase/FAD synthetase, encoding MIVFRDPAEVPADFGRTVVAIGKFDGVHVGHQAVIRKVRDDAEALGARAVAVTFDRNPLEVLRPELCPDNVVALERKLDLLGELDLDATLVLTFDRALASVPAEEFVRTILVDSLHVATVLVGRDFRFGHGGSGTPDLLRELGPKYGFIVDVVDDVFPQGEGRRVSSTWIRELLAEGDVAHAAHVLGRPVTVSGEVVHGLKRGRELGFPTANLSELVDSLVPADGVYAGWLIDHESGIRHPAAISVGTNPTFDDVPRRQVEAHVLDKTGLDLYGHPVTVEFTAHLRGMVAFDGMDALIAQIAADVADARIQLGL